The following proteins are co-located in the Pan troglodytes isolate AG18354 chromosome 5, NHGRI_mPanTro3-v2.0_pri, whole genome shotgun sequence genome:
- the C6H6orf62 gene encoding uncharacterized protein C6orf62 homolog isoform X2 — protein sequence MSENLSDPVSPVVRKKKSALFEVSEVIPVMTNNYEENILKGVRDSSYSLESSLELLQKDVVQLHAPRYQSMRRDVIGCTQEMDFILWPRNDIEKIVCLLFSRWKESDEPFRPVQAKFEFHHGDYEKQFLHVLSRKDKTGIVVNNPNQSVFLFIDRQHLQTPKNKATIFKLCSICLYLPQEQLTHWAVGTIEDHLRPYMPE from the exons ATGAGTGAAAACCTGAGTGATCCTGTGTCTCCCGTGGTGCGA aagaaaaagtCAGCACTTTTTGAAGTGTCTGAGGTTATACCAGTCATGACAAataattatgaagaaaatatCCTGAAAGGTGTGCGAGATTCCAGCTATTCCTTGGAAAGTTCCCTAGAGCTTTTACAGAAGGATGTGGTACAGCTCCATGCTCCTCGATATCAGTCTATGAGAAGG GATGTAATTGGCTGTACTCAGGAGATGGATTTCATTCTTTGGCCTCGGAATGATATTGAAAAAATCGTCTGTCTCCTGTTTTCGAGGTGGAAAGAATCTGATGAGCCTTTTAGGCCTGTTCAG GCCAAATTTGAGTTTCATCATGGTGACTATGAAAAACAGTTTCTGCATGTACTGAGCCGCAAGGACAAGACTGGAATCGTTGTCAACAATCCTAACCAGTCAGTGTTTCTCTTCATTGACAGACAGCACTTGCAG ACTCCAAAAAACAAAGCTACAATCTTCAAGTTATGCAGCATCTGCCTCTACCTGCCACAGGAACAGCTCACCCACTGGGCAGTTGGCACCATAGAGGATCACCTCCGTCCTTATATGCCAGAGTAG
- the C6H6orf62 gene encoding uncharacterized protein C6orf62 homolog isoform X1, which produces MGDPNSRKKQALNRLRAQLRKKKESLADQFDFKMYIAFVFKEKKKKSALFEVSEVIPVMTNNYEENILKGVRDSSYSLESSLELLQKDVVQLHAPRYQSMRRDVIGCTQEMDFILWPRNDIEKIVCLLFSRWKESDEPFRPVQAKFEFHHGDYEKQFLHVLSRKDKTGIVVNNPNQSVFLFIDRQHLQTPKNKATIFKLCSICLYLPQEQLTHWAVGTIEDHLRPYMPE; this is translated from the exons ATGGGAGACCCAAACTCCCGGAAGAAACAAGCTCTGAACAGACTACGTGCTcagcttagaaagaaaaaagaatctctaGCTGACCAGTTTGACTTCAAGATGTATATTGCCTTTGTATTCAAGGAGAAG aagaaaaagtCAGCACTTTTTGAAGTGTCTGAGGTTATACCAGTCATGACAAataattatgaagaaaatatCCTGAAAGGTGTGCGAGATTCCAGCTATTCCTTGGAAAGTTCCCTAGAGCTTTTACAGAAGGATGTGGTACAGCTCCATGCTCCTCGATATCAGTCTATGAGAAGG GATGTAATTGGCTGTACTCAGGAGATGGATTTCATTCTTTGGCCTCGGAATGATATTGAAAAAATCGTCTGTCTCCTGTTTTCGAGGTGGAAAGAATCTGATGAGCCTTTTAGGCCTGTTCAG GCCAAATTTGAGTTTCATCATGGTGACTATGAAAAACAGTTTCTGCATGTACTGAGCCGCAAGGACAAGACTGGAATCGTTGTCAACAATCCTAACCAGTCAGTGTTTCTCTTCATTGACAGACAGCACTTGCAG ACTCCAAAAAACAAAGCTACAATCTTCAAGTTATGCAGCATCTGCCTCTACCTGCCACAGGAACAGCTCACCCACTGGGCAGTTGGCACCATAGAGGATCACCTCCGTCCTTATATGCCAGAGTAG